One genomic window of Candidatus Pseudobacter hemicellulosilyticus includes the following:
- a CDS encoding heparan-alpha-glucosaminide N-acetyltransferase domain-containing protein, with product MNQRFYALDVFRGATVALMILVNNPGSWSHLYKPLAHANWHGCTPTDLVFPFFLFAVGNAMAFVLPRLQAAGQQAFLRKVLIRSLLIFGIGLFLNWFPFVKWTDSGLAFKHWVDPQHPENGVRILGVLQRIALCYLFAALILYYWKPRGAWLAACIILLGYWALCFTLGNPADPYSLQGYFGNSVDQQLLGIPHLYKGEGVPFDPEGITSTLTGICQVVFGYFVGQYILQKGKTYEMLSNLFVAAGLLLFTGLTWDLLFPINKKIWTSSYVLYTTGLAIMVLSTLLFLIEFKQVKGAWTRFFDVFGKNALFIFMISALVPKGLSLVRFTDASTGEGSNPLDWFYTHVCAPVSPDPRAGSFLFALCMILFYWLIVYWLDRKKIYIKV from the coding sequence TTGAATCAACGATTTTATGCATTGGACGTTTTCAGGGGTGCTACCGTAGCATTGATGATCCTTGTCAACAATCCCGGTAGTTGGTCGCACCTCTACAAACCTCTTGCCCACGCCAACTGGCATGGCTGTACGCCCACCGACCTGGTATTTCCCTTCTTCCTTTTTGCGGTAGGCAATGCCATGGCCTTTGTACTGCCCAGGCTGCAAGCAGCGGGCCAGCAGGCCTTTCTCAGGAAAGTGCTTATCCGCAGCCTGCTGATCTTTGGTATTGGTCTTTTCCTGAACTGGTTCCCTTTTGTAAAATGGACAGACAGTGGGCTGGCGTTCAAACATTGGGTGGACCCGCAACACCCGGAGAACGGCGTGCGCATCCTGGGCGTACTGCAGCGGATTGCGCTCTGCTACCTGTTTGCAGCACTTATTCTCTACTACTGGAAACCCCGTGGCGCCTGGCTGGCGGCCTGTATCATCCTGCTGGGCTACTGGGCCCTCTGCTTCACTCTGGGCAACCCTGCAGATCCTTATAGCCTCCAGGGATATTTCGGCAACAGCGTTGACCAGCAACTGCTCGGCATCCCACACCTGTATAAAGGGGAAGGAGTGCCTTTTGACCCGGAAGGGATCACAAGTACACTTACGGGTATCTGTCAGGTCGTATTTGGGTATTTCGTGGGACAATATATTCTACAAAAAGGGAAGACCTACGAAATGCTGTCCAACCTGTTTGTGGCTGCCGGGCTACTTCTGTTCACCGGCCTGACCTGGGACCTGCTATTCCCCATCAACAAGAAGATCTGGACCAGCTCCTATGTACTGTATACCACCGGCCTCGCCATCATGGTATTGTCCACCCTGCTTTTCCTGATAGAGTTCAAACAGGTAAAAGGCGCCTGGACCCGTTTCTTTGATGTATTCGGAAAAAATGCACTCTTTATCTTCATGATCAGCGCCCTGGTGCCCAAAGGACTTTCCCTGGTCAGGTTTACGGACGCCTCCACCGGAGAAGGCAGCAACCCGCTGGACTGGTTCTATACACATGTCTGCGCCCCTGTTTCTCCTGACCCCAGGGCCGGCTCTTTCTTATTTGCCCTTTGCATGATCCTCTTTTACTGGCTGATCGTTTACTGGCTGGACAGGAAAAAGATCTATATCAAAGTATAA
- a CDS encoding metallophosphoesterase translates to MKRFLQWLLRRPVVWLADKLSSAASERDVFSSLNKLYETITEGKTSKGPTLPFDINSGRFIIFSDQHKGGKDLADDFRLAEMNYLKALQHYNEQEFTLINLGDAEELWENTPSSVIEKNRLTLLEEAKFLQQDRYYRIYGNHDLEWSYTIQQQQYLAPIFGDKLAIHEGLRLTTSHNGKEYTIFLAHGHQGDKRSDGNAFSKWVVAAIWTPVQRFLDISINTTADSFELVDRHNIIMYEWSATQRNLVFISGHTHKPVFASLDHIDRLTRQLEKAIGTGDQELIQSIQASLDKRKLEYAGKKLVRTMAHPSYFNTGCCCFSDGDITGIEIADGFIRLVKWDVVDDGFVRLVLEESPLPYIFELL, encoded by the coding sequence ATGAAAAGATTCCTGCAATGGCTGCTGCGCAGACCAGTGGTCTGGCTGGCGGATAAACTATCCTCCGCCGCCAGCGAGCGGGATGTATTCAGCTCCCTCAATAAGCTCTATGAAACCATTACCGAAGGCAAAACCAGCAAAGGCCCCACCCTGCCCTTTGACATCAACAGCGGCCGGTTCATTATTTTCTCTGATCAGCATAAAGGCGGTAAGGACCTGGCCGATGATTTCCGGCTGGCGGAAATGAATTACCTCAAAGCCTTACAGCATTATAACGAACAGGAATTTACCCTCATCAACCTGGGTGATGCAGAAGAGTTATGGGAAAATACCCCCTCCAGCGTAATTGAAAAGAACCGGCTCACCCTGCTGGAAGAAGCTAAGTTCCTGCAGCAGGACCGTTATTACCGGATCTATGGCAACCATGATCTGGAATGGAGCTATACCATCCAGCAGCAGCAATACCTGGCGCCGATCTTTGGCGATAAGCTCGCCATCCATGAGGGCTTGCGGCTCACCACCAGCCATAACGGCAAAGAATATACTATATTCCTGGCGCACGGACACCAGGGCGACAAGCGCAGTGACGGCAATGCTTTCAGCAAATGGGTGGTAGCCGCTATCTGGACGCCTGTACAGCGCTTCCTGGATATCAGCATCAATACCACCGCCGATTCCTTTGAACTGGTAGACCGGCACAATATCATCATGTACGAGTGGAGCGCTACCCAACGTAACCTGGTCTTTATTTCCGGACATACCCATAAGCCGGTCTTCGCCTCGCTGGACCATATTGACCGGCTTACCAGACAACTGGAAAAAGCGATCGGCACCGGCGACCAGGAGCTGATCCAGTCTATCCAGGCCAGCCTGGACAAAAGAAAGCTGGAATACGCCGGCAAGAAACTGGTCAGGACCATGGCGCATCCCAGCTATTTCAATACGGGCTGCTGCTGCTTCAGTGATGGGGATATTACCGGCATCGAGATAGCCGACGGCTTTATCCGCCTCGTGAAATGGGATGTGGTGGACGATGGCTTTGTCCGCCTTGTCCTGGAAGAATCCCCGCTCCCTTATATTTTTGAACTCCTGTAG
- a CDS encoding response regulator transcription factor, which produces MSTHGNIRVIIADDHEIFRDGMRIMLQKQPDIEVVAEAADGKELIDQVRTLMPDIVISDVKMPRMDGAAATRHLTEHYPHIGIIALTMFDEEDLIIDMLEAGAKGYLLKNADKHEIVEAIKSVHDKQPYYCRHTSHRLAEMVAKSKFNPGKQKVAPEFNERELEIIRFICDGLTSKQIGEKIFLSVRTVEGLRMKILEKMEVKNTAGIIIYAIRNNLYSPERI; this is translated from the coding sequence ATGAGCACACACGGCAATATAAGGGTCATTATTGCTGATGATCATGAAATATTCCGGGATGGCATGCGGATCATGCTCCAGAAACAACCGGATATTGAAGTGGTAGCAGAAGCAGCTGATGGTAAGGAACTGATTGACCAGGTCAGGACCCTTATGCCTGATATCGTGATCAGTGACGTTAAAATGCCCCGGATGGACGGAGCGGCAGCTACCCGCCACCTCACAGAACATTACCCCCATATCGGCATCATTGCCCTCACCATGTTTGATGAAGAAGACCTCATTATCGATATGCTGGAAGCAGGCGCCAAAGGATACCTGCTCAAGAATGCCGATAAACATGAAATTGTTGAGGCCATCAAATCCGTTCATGATAAACAACCTTACTACTGCCGCCATACTTCCCACCGCCTGGCAGAGATGGTAGCCAAAAGCAAATTCAATCCGGGAAAACAGAAAGTGGCCCCCGAATTCAATGAGCGGGAACTGGAGATCATCCGCTTTATCTGCGATGGCCTTACCAGCAAGCAGATCGGTGAAAAGATCTTTCTCAGCGTACGCACCGTGGAAGGGCTGCGCATGAAGATCCTGGAAAAGATGGAAGTGAAGAATACGGCCGGCATCATTATCTACGCCATCCGGAATAACCTGTATAGTCCCGAACGGATCTGA
- a CDS encoding sensor histidine kinase: protein MDTSEAKLYDAILIVGGVVGIVLLYFIFTIIRYQRRSLRLHKQKIQAEIETLENERRRIASDLHDELGPLLSAVKLHITSLDASSEQDQQVIDKSSMHIDTIIGKLREISNNLMPNTLIRKGLQRAISEFIDHAQQASGLQIRFVCEKPPQLPQQKEINCYRIIQEIVHNTIKHAKASVLLIRLVTEGNRLLLMTADNGKGFDYFSKVRDNPGLGLRNLQSRAEVMGAELSCQSEPGKGTMYTIEIPI, encoded by the coding sequence ATGGATACCTCGGAAGCAAAACTTTATGATGCCATTCTGATTGTGGGTGGGGTAGTGGGAATTGTGCTGCTCTACTTTATTTTTACCATCATCCGCTACCAGCGCCGTAGCCTCCGCCTCCATAAACAAAAGATCCAGGCTGAAATTGAGACCCTGGAAAATGAACGTCGCCGCATTGCCTCCGACCTCCACGATGAGCTGGGCCCCCTGCTCTCCGCCGTGAAACTGCATATCACCAGCCTGGACGCCAGCAGCGAACAGGACCAGCAGGTGATCGACAAGTCCAGCATGCATATTGATACCATCATCGGTAAACTGCGGGAGATCTCCAACAACCTTATGCCCAATACCCTGATCCGCAAGGGACTTCAACGGGCCATCAGTGAGTTCATAGACCATGCCCAGCAGGCCAGCGGCCTCCAGATCCGGTTTGTTTGTGAAAAACCTCCCCAGCTTCCCCAGCAAAAGGAGATCAACTGCTACCGCATTATCCAGGAAATTGTACACAACACCATCAAACACGCCAAAGCCTCGGTGCTGCTGATCCGCCTGGTGACCGAGGGCAACCGTTTATTGCTCATGACGGCCGACAATGGCAAGGGTTTTGATTATTTTTCCAAAGTCAGGGACAATCCAGGGCTCGGACTTCGTAACTTGCAGAGCCGGGCCGAAGTGATGGGCGCCGAACTGAGTTGCCAGAGCGAACCGGGTAAGGGGACGATGTATACCATCGAGATCCCTATTTAA
- a CDS encoding PA0069 family radical SAM protein gives MEKGDPTMEQEEPQQPPAYLKGRGAQFNTRNRFLRNEQVKEHVEGIDDWAEPNQQTQFYEEMAKGVVNKVDSPDVGMYYSINPYQGCEHGCIYCYARNSFEYWGYSAGVDFEKKIMVKMNAPQLFRKFLMNPRWQCTPVSLSGNTDCYQPAEKKYRLTRQLLEICLEFNQPVGIITKNAGILRDKDILQKLAERNLVSALVSVTTFNEDLRRVMEPRTTTGQQRIRVIRELSAVGVRMGVMLGPMIPGLNDHEMHDILQTAAANGARSSGYTFVRLNGAVKLLFHDWLYKNFPDRADKVWHMIEQSHNGKVNDSRFGVRMRGEGELADIIRQQFAKYNKKYGLNDESWELDCSRFCRPGAQISLF, from the coding sequence ATGGAAAAAGGAGATCCAACAATGGAGCAGGAAGAACCGCAACAGCCCCCCGCTTACCTCAAGGGCCGGGGCGCCCAGTTCAACACCCGTAATCGCTTTCTCCGGAATGAACAGGTGAAAGAACATGTGGAGGGCATTGACGATTGGGCGGAGCCCAACCAGCAAACACAGTTTTATGAAGAGATGGCCAAAGGAGTGGTCAATAAAGTGGATAGTCCTGACGTGGGGATGTATTACAGTATCAATCCCTACCAGGGTTGTGAACATGGTTGTATTTACTGCTATGCCCGCAATTCTTTCGAATATTGGGGTTATAGTGCGGGCGTGGACTTTGAGAAAAAGATCATGGTGAAAATGAATGCGCCGCAGCTGTTCCGCAAATTCCTGATGAACCCCAGGTGGCAATGCACGCCGGTGTCCCTGAGCGGTAATACCGATTGCTACCAGCCGGCCGAAAAAAAATACCGGCTCACCCGGCAGTTGCTGGAGATCTGCCTGGAGTTCAACCAGCCGGTGGGGATTATCACCAAGAATGCAGGTATCCTGCGCGACAAAGACATCCTGCAAAAGCTGGCAGAGCGGAACCTGGTCTCCGCCCTGGTGTCCGTGACCACTTTTAATGAAGACCTGCGGCGGGTGATGGAACCCCGCACCACTACCGGCCAGCAGCGGATCCGGGTGATCCGGGAACTCAGTGCCGTGGGCGTGCGGATGGGGGTCATGCTGGGGCCAATGATCCCCGGCCTTAACGACCATGAAATGCACGATATTCTGCAAACGGCCGCCGCCAACGGAGCCCGCTCTTCAGGATATACCTTTGTCCGGCTCAATGGGGCGGTGAAGCTGCTGTTCCACGACTGGCTATACAAGAACTTTCCCGACCGGGCCGACAAGGTCTGGCATATGATAGAGCAAAGCCATAATGGCAAGGTGAACGATAGCCGCTTCGGCGTACGCATGCGCGGCGAAGGGGAACTGGCCGATATCATCCGGCAGCAGTTTGCGAAATACAATAAGAAGTATGGATTAAATGATGAAAGCTGGGAGCTGGACTGCTCCAGGTTCTGCAGGCCGGGGGCGCAGATCAGCTTGTTTTAG
- a CDS encoding 2'-5' RNA ligase family protein yields MQQNVPTIPDYREIYKKQLRSNEYMLVLMPHEELRNKIMQVKKEFFEHYEAPTAISGKAHITLLRFTQLEMLEERIVNRLKTIAMGHYPFKVELKDYGSFPSHTLYIQVATRQPVQQLVRKVRESQRLLKLDKEHKPHFLDEPYITVAHKLVPWQYEKAWQEYSHRQFTGRFVADSMFLLKRRTGERAWQIAQRFEFLNLPVSTTQGELLF; encoded by the coding sequence ATGCAACAAAACGTTCCTACCATACCCGACTACCGGGAGATCTACAAAAAGCAATTGCGCAGCAACGAGTATATGCTGGTCCTGATGCCGCATGAAGAGCTGCGCAACAAAATTATGCAGGTCAAGAAAGAATTCTTTGAGCATTACGAGGCGCCCACCGCCATCAGTGGCAAAGCGCATATCACCCTCCTGCGGTTCACGCAGCTGGAAATGCTGGAGGAAAGGATCGTGAACCGGCTGAAGACCATCGCTATGGGGCATTATCCTTTCAAAGTAGAATTAAAGGATTATGGTTCGTTCCCCAGTCATACCCTCTATATCCAGGTGGCCACCCGCCAGCCGGTGCAGCAGCTGGTGCGCAAAGTGCGGGAGTCCCAGCGGCTCCTGAAACTGGATAAGGAACATAAACCACATTTTTTGGACGAACCATATATCACCGTGGCGCATAAACTGGTTCCCTGGCAATACGAAAAAGCCTGGCAGGAATATTCGCACAGGCAGTTCACCGGCCGCTTTGTGGCGGACAGTATGTTCCTGCTGAAGCGCCGTACCGGTGAAAGGGCCTGGCAGATTGCGCAGCGCTTTGAGTTCCTGAACCTGCCGGTCAGCACTACACAAGGGGAGTTGTTATTCTAA
- the umuD gene encoding translesion error-prone DNA polymerase V autoproteolytic subunit, which translates to MENEQFYGAAYKGSKSYNQWDLKTADATGFGAAADDYMERGIDLNEQLIQNKPATFFMRMRGDAMIGAGIHDSDVVVVDRSLKPQSGRVVIAVLNGEMLIRRLERTINKVRLIPENKRFAATEVDPSCDTLEFWGVVTYAIHAL; encoded by the coding sequence ATGGAAAACGAACAATTTTATGGCGCAGCCTATAAGGGTTCGAAATCCTACAACCAGTGGGACCTGAAGACCGCCGACGCCACCGGCTTTGGCGCTGCCGCAGATGATTATATGGAACGGGGCATTGACCTCAACGAACAGCTGATCCAAAACAAACCCGCCACCTTTTTCATGCGCATGCGCGGGGACGCCATGATTGGAGCAGGTATCCATGACAGTGATGTAGTAGTGGTGGACCGCAGCCTCAAACCACAGAGCGGCCGCGTGGTGATTGCCGTTCTCAATGGAGAAATGCTGATCCGCCGGCTGGAACGCACCATTAATAAAGTGAGACTGATCCCGGAGAACAAACGCTTTGCCGCCACTGAAGTGGACCCTTCCTGTGATACGCTGGAATTCTGGGGCGTTGTAACCTATGCCATCCATGCGCTTTGA
- a CDS encoding Y-family DNA polymerase: MKAIVDCNSFYCSAERLFRPDLRTRPVVVLSNNDGCIVSRSDEAKKFGVKMAGPYFQAKPLIRQHDIAVFSSNYHLYGDLSWRVMETLRCLSPTVEVYSVDEAFMDLSHVPADQLAATAMQIRQTVEQWTGISVSIGVAPTKTLAKLANYAAKKDKAATQCVKVVVSRAEQAALLQSCRVSNVWGVGWAYADKLINQGITSAWDLSRMPEEWAHHQLGGIMGTRLIRELNGQPARAMEEPLTNKKMIATTRMFGQPVTDINDIKEAVATYTSRAAEKLRRQHSAASVVSVFMVTKEQDHLISFRRGPTLHSYTNLPAATSVTQELIKPAVELVDKLYKKGAIYKKAGVMLSGLVPDSSIQANLFEPPAANNNRFLMNVIDNVNFSMRDDVLKFAATGTRRNWKMRQELRSLRYTTRWEELFEVS; this comes from the coding sequence ATGAAAGCGATCGTAGACTGCAACAGTTTTTACTGCTCCGCCGAAAGGTTGTTCCGGCCTGATCTCCGCACCAGACCGGTGGTAGTGCTCAGCAATAATGACGGCTGCATTGTTTCCCGCAGCGATGAAGCCAAAAAATTCGGCGTAAAAATGGCCGGCCCTTATTTCCAGGCCAAACCACTGATCCGGCAACATGATATCGCTGTTTTTTCCTCCAATTATCACCTGTATGGCGACCTGAGCTGGCGCGTGATGGAAACCCTCCGTTGCCTTTCGCCCACCGTGGAGGTTTACTCCGTGGATGAAGCTTTTATGGACCTCAGCCATGTACCCGCCGATCAGCTGGCCGCCACCGCCATGCAGATCCGGCAAACGGTAGAGCAGTGGACCGGTATCTCCGTATCCATCGGCGTAGCCCCTACCAAGACCCTGGCCAAGCTGGCCAACTATGCCGCCAAAAAAGACAAGGCCGCCACGCAATGCGTAAAAGTGGTGGTGAGCCGGGCAGAGCAGGCTGCGCTGCTGCAAAGCTGTCGCGTCAGCAATGTCTGGGGAGTAGGCTGGGCCTATGCGGACAAACTGATCAACCAGGGCATCACCAGTGCCTGGGACCTGAGCCGGATGCCGGAAGAATGGGCGCATCACCAGCTGGGCGGCATCATGGGCACCCGCCTTATCCGCGAACTGAACGGCCAGCCCGCCAGGGCTATGGAAGAACCGCTGACCAATAAGAAGATGATTGCCACCACGCGCATGTTCGGCCAGCCCGTCACCGATATCAATGATATTAAGGAAGCCGTAGCCACCTATACTTCCCGGGCAGCCGAAAAACTGCGCCGCCAGCATAGCGCCGCCAGTGTGGTCAGCGTGTTCATGGTCACCAAAGAACAGGACCATCTGATCAGCTTCCGCCGCGGCCCTACCCTGCACTCCTATACCAACCTTCCCGCCGCTACCTCCGTAACGCAGGAGCTGATCAAACCCGCGGTGGAGCTGGTAGACAAACTCTATAAAAAAGGGGCTATCTATAAAAAGGCCGGTGTCATGCTGAGCGGACTGGTGCCCGACTCTTCTATCCAGGCTAATCTCTTTGAACCACCGGCAGCCAATAATAACCGGTTTCTCATGAACGTTATAGACAACGTCAATTTCAGCATGCGGGATGATGTACTGAAATTTGCCGCTACCGGCACCCGCCGCAACTGGAAGATGCGGCAGGAACTGCGCAGCCTGCGCTATACCACCCGCTGGGAAGAATTGTTTGAAGTGAGCTGA
- a CDS encoding DUF72 domain-containing protein, which translates to MKFGKVPEQELDSINLSLPPEPPGNRLVLPGRPMAGPRVYIGCANRGVKEWIGKLYPKGTKDAGYLDQYVKHFNSIEFNATHYQIYDEETIGRWAAKAAGHDFLFCPKLPQSISHYSGFGPAAQEQTNAFFRGILAFGQHLGPVFIQVSERYSPQTGRQLFQYLETLPTDLTFFLEVRHPDWFVDGPARKDLFDTLRRLKIGAVITDVAGRRDCAHMELTIPKAFIRYVGNSMHPTDAPRMDAWVERMKYWLDNGLEEIYYFMHTKDEILAPEMISYLVDRMNPAFGMQLEKPIFIQRDEGAQISLF; encoded by the coding sequence ATGAAGTTTGGAAAGGTCCCGGAACAGGAACTGGATAGCATCAATCTCAGCCTGCCACCCGAGCCACCCGGCAACCGCCTGGTGCTGCCGGGCCGCCCTATGGCTGGTCCCCGCGTGTATATCGGCTGCGCCAACAGGGGGGTGAAAGAGTGGATTGGTAAACTGTATCCCAAGGGAACAAAGGATGCCGGTTACCTGGACCAATATGTGAAACATTTCAACAGCATTGAATTCAATGCTACCCATTACCAGATATATGATGAGGAAACCATCGGTCGCTGGGCGGCAAAGGCTGCCGGCCATGATTTCCTGTTCTGTCCCAAACTGCCCCAGTCCATCAGTCATTACAGCGGCTTTGGACCGGCGGCTCAGGAGCAGACCAACGCCTTTTTCAGGGGTATACTGGCCTTTGGCCAGCACCTGGGGCCGGTCTTTATACAGGTTAGCGAGCGCTATTCCCCGCAAACGGGCAGGCAGCTATTCCAGTACCTGGAGACCCTGCCCACTGACCTGACCTTTTTCCTGGAGGTCCGCCACCCCGACTGGTTTGTGGATGGTCCGGCCCGGAAAGACCTGTTTGATACCCTGCGCAGGCTGAAGATCGGCGCGGTGATCACTGATGTGGCCGGCAGAAGGGATTGTGCGCATATGGAGCTTACTATTCCCAAAGCCTTTATCCGCTATGTGGGCAACAGCATGCATCCTACGGATGCGCCACGCATGGATGCCTGGGTGGAGCGGATGAAATACTGGCTGGACAACGGGCTGGAAGAGATCTATTATTTCATGCATACCAAGGACGAGATCCTGGCGCCGGAAATGATCAGCTACCTGGTTGACAGGATGAACCCGGCCTTCGGCATGCAGCTGGAGAAACCAATATTCATTCAGCGGGATGAAGGTGCGCAGATAAGCCTGTTTTAA
- a CDS encoding sigma-70 family RNA polymerase sigma factor, giving the protein MDHTLTISPGMPADRKRNITQVINDYSKRLMGFIRKRVTNEADAEDVLQDVFYQLMGNKQPIEQLSAWLFTVARNKITDRQRKKKPELLEDVMGDVDGEELFNWSELLLDDQEDPEKEYLRSMVWEQLNLALQELPPEQQQVFVLNELEGVPFKVLAEQTGEAVNTLISRKRYAVLHLRERLQTVRQELLNY; this is encoded by the coding sequence ATGGACCACACACTGACCATATCACCAGGCATGCCGGCCGACCGCAAACGCAATATCACTCAGGTTATTAACGACTATAGCAAGCGGCTCATGGGCTTTATCCGCAAACGGGTAACCAATGAGGCGGACGCGGAAGACGTGCTGCAGGATGTATTTTACCAGCTAATGGGCAATAAACAACCTATTGAACAGCTCTCCGCCTGGCTGTTCACGGTAGCCCGTAACAAGATCACCGACCGGCAGCGCAAAAAGAAACCCGAATTACTGGAAGATGTAATGGGAGATGTAGATGGAGAAGAACTGTTCAACTGGTCTGAGCTCCTGCTGGACGACCAGGAAGACCCGGAAAAAGAATACCTGCGGTCCATGGTCTGGGAACAGCTGAACCTGGCCCTGCAGGAACTGCCCCCGGAACAGCAGCAGGTCTTTGTCCTCAATGAGCTGGAAGGAGTACCCTTCAAGGTCCTGGCTGAACAGACCGGGGAGGCCGTAAACACCCTTATCAGCCGCAAACGCTATGCGGTCCTGCACCTGCGCGAAAGGCTGCAGACCGTCAGGCAGGAATTGTTAAACTATTAA
- a CDS encoding deoxyguanosinetriphosphate triphosphohydrolase, protein MNWQHLYSTRRTGSENRSASYTDAVRTSFLRDYDRIIFSSAFRRLQNKTQVFPLPGPVFVHNRLTHSLEVASVGRSLGKVVGDAIADRYPGAGEEFREFYKYELPSVIAAGCLAHDIGNPPFGHSGEDAIRTFFSELTGEARQRFNDILSPNQQRDFLFFEGNANAFRTLTHHFNEKGPGGFRLTYATLAAIIKYPADSLSGFNKKQLVTKKSGFFDSELATYKHIAAELQIPQLYPDKNVFARHPFVYLVEAADDICYRVIDFEDAHRLSILSIDTIQDLFVSFFNAAEGYDSRAKVEATLRNINDDNQKVQFLRARLINLLINQACQVFMDKEADLLEGRLEKALIDYLPERENQLMEKIDRFSYEHIYNHRSVVEIEIAGYNVIGGLLKEFFEAVIHPQSAKSKKLLQLISRQFVITGKPEDLYTDTQAVVDFIAGMTDLYAVDIYRKITGMTFPQIR, encoded by the coding sequence ATGAACTGGCAACACCTGTACAGTACCAGAAGGACCGGCAGCGAAAACAGATCAGCCTCCTACACGGACGCCGTCCGCACTTCTTTTCTCCGGGATTATGACCGGATCATTTTCTCTTCCGCCTTCAGGCGGCTGCAGAACAAAACGCAGGTATTCCCCCTGCCCGGCCCCGTATTTGTCCATAACCGTTTAACGCATAGCCTGGAAGTGGCTTCCGTAGGGCGTTCCCTCGGCAAGGTGGTTGGTGATGCCATAGCAGACCGCTATCCCGGCGCCGGAGAAGAGTTCCGGGAATTCTATAAATACGAACTGCCCTCCGTTATTGCAGCCGGCTGCCTGGCCCACGATATCGGCAACCCGCCTTTTGGTCATTCCGGCGAAGATGCTATCCGCACTTTTTTCAGTGAGCTGACCGGCGAAGCCCGGCAACGATTCAATGATATACTCAGTCCCAACCAGCAGCGGGATTTCCTTTTCTTTGAAGGCAATGCCAATGCTTTTCGTACGCTGACCCATCATTTCAATGAAAAAGGCCCCGGCGGTTTCCGGCTTACCTATGCCACGCTGGCCGCCATCATCAAATACCCTGCTGATTCCCTGAGCGGCTTCAACAAAAAGCAGCTGGTGACCAAAAAGTCCGGCTTCTTTGATTCCGAGCTGGCCACCTATAAACATATTGCAGCAGAGCTGCAGATCCCGCAGCTGTACCCGGATAAAAATGTCTTTGCCCGCCATCCCTTTGTGTACCTGGTGGAAGCGGCTGATGATATCTGTTACCGGGTGATAGACTTTGAAGATGCGCACCGCCTCAGCATCCTGTCCATTGATACCATCCAGGACCTGTTTGTGTCCTTCTTCAATGCCGCCGAAGGCTATGATTCCCGGGCTAAGGTGGAAGCTACCCTGCGTAATATCAATGACGATAACCAGAAGGTGCAGTTCCTGCGCGCCCGGTTGATCAACCTGCTCATCAACCAGGCATGCCAGGTGTTCATGGACAAAGAAGCGGACCTGCTGGAAGGCAGGCTGGAAAAAGCGCTGATAGATTACCTGCCTGAACGGGAAAACCAGCTGATGGAAAAGATCGACCGGTTTTCCTATGAGCATATCTACAATCACCGCTCGGTGGTGGAAATAGAGATTGCCGGCTATAATGTGATTGGAGGACTACTGAAAGAATTCTTTGAAGCGGTGATCCACCCGCAATCGGCCAAGTCGAAGAAGCTGCTGCAGCTGATCTCCCGCCAGTTTGTGATCACCGGGAAACCGGAAGACCTGTACACAGATACCCAGGCGGTGGTGGATTTTATTGCCGGTATGACCGACCTCTACGCAGTGGATATTTACCGGAAGATCACCGGTATGACTTTCCCGCAGATCCGTTAA